CGGCGACCAGCCAGATCCTCCGCCGCGAGGCCGTCCCCGCGCCGCCGCCCGACCCCGACCCCGACGGCGCCGCCGCGGACCCCGACGACCGCCCCGATCCCGCCCGCACCGCCGCCCTGCCGCCTCTACCCGAGAGAACCCCCTCACGATGACGCTCCACGAGTTCACCGCCCTGCTCCGCCGCCACTGGTACGTCGTGGTCGCCGCCACGCTCGCCGGGGGCGTGGTCGCGTTCGGGCTCTCGCAGCTCGCGACGCCCGTCTACACCGCGCAGTCCCGGCTCTACTTCTCGCTCAGCAGCGGATCCAGCGCGAGCGACCTCAACCAGGGCGCCACGTACACGCAGAGCCAGATGCTGTCGTTCGGCGAGCTGGCGGAGTCGCCCGCGGTGCTCGAGCCCGTGATCACGCGGCTCGGGCTCGACCGCACGGCGCAGGAGCTCGCGCGCGCCGTCACCGTGACGACGCCGCAGAACACCGTGGTCATGGAGATCAGCGTCACGGAGCCCTCGCCCGCGGACGCCGCGGAGATCGCCAACGCGGTCGCCCGGAGCCTCCGCGACACCGCCGAGGCGTACGCCCCGAAGGGCGCCGAGGGCTCGCCCACCGTCTCCGTCCGCGTGATCCAGGAGGCGCCCGAGCCCCTGTCCCCGTCGGCGCCGAACGGCCGCACGAACACGCTCGCCGGTCTCCTCCTCGGGCTGCTCGCGGGCCTCCTCGGGATCGCGCTGGTGCGCCTGCTCGACACGCGCGTCCGCTCCGCCGAGACCGTCGCGCACCTCACGAGGGCGCCGCTGCTCGGATCCCTGGAGCGCGAGCGCGGGGTCACCGGCCTCGCGATGGCGGTGCGCCCCCTGTCGACCGCGGCCGAGGGGTTCCGCCAGCTGAAGGCGAACCTCCGCTTCGTGCTCCTCGGCGACAGCTCGTCGAGCATCGTCGTGACCTCGTCGATCCCCGGCGAGGGCAAGTCCACGGTCGCGGCGAACCTCGCCCTGTCGCTCAGCGAGGGCGGGCGCCGCGTGCTCCTCGTCGACGCCGACCTCCGCCGCCCCGTGGTCGCGCAGTACCTCGGCCTCGAGGGCGACGCGGGCCTCACGACCGTGCTCGTCGGGCAGGCCCTGCTCGAGGACGTCGTGCAGCCGTGGGGCGACGGCACGCTGCACGTGCTCACGTCCGGC
This is a stretch of genomic DNA from Clavibacter zhangzhiyongii. It encodes these proteins:
- a CDS encoding polysaccharide biosynthesis tyrosine autokinase; protein product: MTLHEFTALLRRHWYVVVAATLAGGVVAFGLSQLATPVYTAQSRLYFSLSSGSSASDLNQGATYTQSQMLSFGELAESPAVLEPVITRLGLDRTAQELARAVTVTTPQNTVVMEISVTEPSPADAAEIANAVARSLRDTAEAYAPKGAEGSPTVSVRVIQEAPEPLSPSAPNGRTNTLAGLLLGLLAGLLGIALVRLLDTRVRSAETVAHLTRAPLLGSLERERGVTGLAMAVRPLSTAAEGFRQLKANLRFVLLGDSSSSIVVTSSIPGEGKSTVAANLALSLSEGGRRVLLVDADLRRPVVAQYLGLEGDAGLTTVLVGQALLEDVVQPWGDGTLHVLTSGEIPPNPSELLASARMEELVTGARATYDVIVIDTAPLIAVADAAFVARMTDGAIVVADQTRVHRGQLSEALDAVEKSGGSVLGVVLNKVRPTKDKRAYYRAAEPEATGRAARREARASRAGTPRG